DNA from Lagenorhynchus albirostris chromosome 15, mLagAlb1.1, whole genome shotgun sequence:
TAATCAATTTTTCCTGAGACTCAGTATACTCTGTCAGATCTAGGTTTTTCCTTCAAGAGAGTTTTCTTCTattatatctctccatttctttctgttccatttgttcttttatttttgaataccAATTACATACATGTTAAATATTCTTTGCCTCTCTAGAACATTTAAACTCTTGCATCATTtcagttacatttttctttcaagttcTTTCAAGTTTTTCTTCCATGTCCCTGACCATGGTTTTGGCGATGTCTGCTCTCCTTTTTCCTGCTTCCAACATGAACCACTTTCATTTCCTTAGTggttttacaatatttttctctaccatttctttttttaagctttgcTTGCTCAAATTCAACTTTTCcttctatttatcttttattgtCCTAGAAGTATTTATTATAGGTTCAGTCTAGCTTTGCacttttgtttcagaaaaaaatgtatttgatttctttgttgtcATGGAAATGGGTCAGTCAATAATTTTCATGTCGTATAGTTTTTGAGTATATAATTTTTGCCTATGTTTGTCATCAAGTTTCTTTCCTTACCTttctttcagtatattttttcatAGGGCACATGCTGGTTTCTTGTTGATTATTGTTCCTCTTTGAATGAAGCCTCTTTTTAGAGTCAAGTCATTACAAAGTCAGTCTGAAGTTTGACTGCTGTTTACCTGACTTTCTTACCAGGGGAATATAAACAATACCCCAGGTCGGTAGTACATTTTTGACATGGGTTATGTTGAGGGTCTGTATGTCACAGGTGCTGGGTATGAAGATTtagcatttttctctcttcagtaAACAAAATGATTTGCCAAAATGTCAGAGCCCCTTGCCATCTAGTTTTTCTTCTCACTGCTACTGTACAGACAGCCTGCTTCCTATAAACATGGCTGGTCTGCACATTTCATCATTATGTACCATCTCCTTTGCCACTCTGCAGTTTCAGAGGGGATCCAGGGATCCACCAATAGTCCTCTGGCACACACACCCCTGTATATTCCAAGAAGGGACACTGGGGTATAGACTGCAGGATGCCAAATACCCAGGGTCAACCGGAGCTCACATCCCAGCACTCAAATTCTTCCCAAACAAAGTCTTATCACATTTTGGTTATGATTGTTTTCTGGCTCTTATATGAGGTTGGGTTTCTTTTCTGGTATCTCTGTCTTGGTGTTTCAGTTGATTTCAGAGGGAAAACCAAGGCATGAACATCTTTGCTCTATCACCTTCAGCTAGCTAATTATGAATTTGTAAATTATTGTTTGTTCCTTCCTATGTGATCCAAATATAGAGAGACTACTAATTAAGTATTCTTTGGGGATTCTATTTTTCTACAGGTATTTTGTTTTACTGCATTTTACCTACTAAGAGGCATTATCGCTGTGCACTGATTGCCTTGGAACATGGTGCAGATGTCAACAATTGTACCTATGAAGGAAAGCCAATATTCCTCAGAGCTTGTGAAGAAGCACATGATGTTAAAGATGTGTGCCTGACATTTTTGGAAAAAGGAGCCAATCCAAATGCTGTCAACTCAGTATGACTATTCCTGTGAttataaatattccttttttcaattatagaaaaaaatttcaatacaCTAATAATCTCtattagtgtattttttcatttgaatatGATAAAATTATCCTGTTAGTTTAGACTGTTCATTTCTGTTCAAAATACTTTAAGATGATATACTTTCATCATCTTTATATGGCATGGCCATGATTCTACAATCTATTTCCTAATTATGTTTGGAAAATTGGTATTTATTATGTATAATGTTAAAAGATCATTACAGGAAATAGAAAAGATATTACTGATGCCTAATAAAAATTTAtcttcttcaaaagaaaatatgtagTTCTGCTGTTCCCCTTAATCATTTTGCTCCCTCTCCTCATTTGGctaattttattcagttttcttatcttttaattgtcatttcccaacaataaaaatagattttcttcTCATTGGAAAACACCTATAGCCTAATTTTAGCATGTGTTTTACCCTCTTTTCTCCCTTAATGCTCTACTTTCTTTACAAGAAACTGCATTTTTCAGCATGATGTTCTTACAGGGACTTTTGGTGTGACCTTGACTCTGATTTTAGAATTCTACATTTTGGACACTGACCCATTTTACTGGCTTCATTTTTCCTATTTGTTACGTGAAACCAATAAAAGTGTACAGAACTGAACGTGTCAGTGTGACTCTAAGGCCAAATGGATTTAGACCATATTTATACGGAATATGTTATTTAATATGACAGGGATAAACAGCATCTGATCTGTTTCACGTCCAGTCGACAGGTCGCACGGCTTTAATGGAAGCATCAAGAGAAGGAGTGGTAGAACTAGTTCGAGGGATATTGGAAAGAGGAGGTGACGTGAATGCATTTGACAATGACAGACATCACGCCGCACACTTTGCTGCCAAAGGAGGCTTTTTTGATGTAATAATCTACTCTTTGCTTTAAATTTTGTTGCtaaaaatattctcttctttttctcaacaTCTTAAAATATCATGTAGGTTACACTGATAGAATTTTTTCTGAGTTATCATCttgattttctgaaataattctaaaactatattttaaaccaaatattaaccttcaaaatatattttagctcTTTATTCAGTTTTATCTGCTTGCTaacttattcttttaatattgctaataatgtttttctatatttttaattatgacAGCTTAAAGGTTTTGCCAACTGGGATTACTCCATTTTATGACTCCATTACACATTAGAATTTTCACAGTGGGGAGAACAATGCCAATATACTCATCTCCCTGATGTTTGAGGCATCTAATGACTCATCTAAATTTTTAACTCTAAGTATTCTTATTATCTGGATATATCAGCAAAGGATATCTCATAGGTACAGTGATATTgcagaaacaaaatagaaatcgATGctatcctatttttttaaattctgaattatATCTAAAATTTCTTTACTGAGTTTTTCTGAGTTTTAACATAATTATCTTTACTTTTGTCATAGCATCTCTTCCCTGCAATAAAAGTATATATCACAGTAGAAGTCACATCTGTTTGGTAAAGAATTTGCTCCCCTGATGATGCTTGCCATAGTCTGATGCTTTCTAAAATTGCCTAAATTTACTTCAAAACAGTAGTTCCCCAGCTGAGTATAGAGTTTTCTATACTCTAGATCAATGTTGTTTGATAGAACTTCTGGCAGTGATGGAATtgttctgtatctgtgctgtACAATGTGGTACAATACACTACACTTGTGGTTTTTGAGTACTTGAACTGTGGCTAGTGGAagtaaggaactgaatttttaaaatttgttttctatttaattcattttaatttaattcaaattgACACTCTGGATAGCACAGGTCTAGGTCCCAGTTTTCATTCAGTAAATGTACATTCCTATTCCTCTACAATATCCACTATttattttgcagatattgaagCTTCTCTTTGCCTACGACGGAGACATGGGGCTGATTGCAATGAATGGCAACACACCacttcattatgctgctatgggtggTTTTGCAGATTGCTGTAAATATATATCTCAGCGAGGTAAAATGGTCTACCAATTTCATGCCTAAAGAATTTATAATTTTCCCTCACTGTAGATGAGCAGAGAATTTCAGCCTGTCAAATGTCAGTTGCTTAtctcacacatatatgtagaaagaaaattaaactttttttcttatttaccttCTGTTAAATCATGAATCTGGCCTTGAAGGTGATAAAAATTCATTTCTCAAGTATTTTTAGGTTattattaaaaatctaaaaagaattGTTTATGAGTCAACCAATTATTAAGATGCTTATAGTTATTAAattcctatttaaaaatgtaaatatcaatctaaaaaaagacaaacactagaCACCATGTCTTTTAGTTtgcattcttaattattttatttttaaaaaggtactaTCATGTCAAGTGCATAGATAACATTTCTGggtaattttaaattatagaggaaatattttggggagaaacacatgaaataaaatgaaaaatttcatggAACATTTGGAatataagtaatatttattattttagatttttctgtaGCTTTCAAATAATTATTAACTTAGGAATATAAACTATGTTTTGTATAGCTTAATGTATTccttaaaatagtaatattagCCAATTAAGTTTAAAGATTTGGATCTATTTGGTGTTAATTACATGCTAATTAAATGTACATTCAAAGTTATTAACTCTTTGTTAGAGAGGGAGCTGCATTCTGCTGAATGTTACggtagtggttttttttttttccagtttatgaGAAATGGGCAGAAACTTAAAGTTCAACAACTTTATAATAGAGCAGAGaaagtgcttttattttcctgtctTCTACAGAGGAACAGAAATTTTGAAGTCACTGGGATCTGAGAGAACCTATACTGTAACCACTAACGTTATAAATAAGACTAACGTGCCTGCATAACTAATGGTGTAATAACTGGTCCACTTTGACTTTTTTCACGTTATACAAAGCTCACATTCTTTCCCCATTCCCCTAAAATACAAAGcagataaaggaaaatatatcaaCTGCAATTTTTGCTGTCATCAACTGTCTCATCAGTCTTATTTTCAAAGCTGTTACCATCAGCAGATTATTCTGACACTTCATTTTTAACATTGTGTATTTCTAGAAACTAAAGATCTGCCCAGATTGAGACAAGCTTCTTCAACTTTAACATGCTGATTCCTTTCTTATTGGGACAAACATCGCCCAATATATACTCTACCATTTATGTACTCCTGGGATAAAATCAGAGAAAGCAAATTGAGAAGTAAAGAGCCAGAGCCTGCCAAAGGCCTTGCCTGGTGATGCAGAAAAGTTTCATCCTCCTGGCTGGCTCACAAGACTAGGCTGTGTTTCTGAAATAAATGTCTGAAAATGTTCTGAGTTCTGTAGCATGTTTGGAAGTACAACCACCAGATCCTATGTGGGTGACCTATTTCCATACCAGGCAATTGCTTATCTAAGGCAATCAGAGCAGCAAGAAACCATTGGTCACGAAATGCTCATTTTTGAGTAAACTCCCTGAGTGTAGCCTCTTTTATTCTTAAATGTGAGGGCTGGATTCCTTTCCCACATTAAACTACCTTCCTCAGTATGCTCCTCTTTTGTCCCTGATCTTGTCCCTAGAGTAATTTACAACTCCTTGTAGGCAGTGTGAGGCCAGAtccaggggagaggaggggagtttGGAATAGTTCTCCTGAAGCCCCTGTTCAGGGTTCTCCTTCTCTTGGGCCTTTTGCCAGCAGTCAGCTCAAAGTTGAGTATCTCAGCCACAGAGGCACATAAATCACAaagggaatgaatgaatctttATTTACTAATGATAAAAGAGGAGACAAaatcaaagagagaagaaaatgcctTCATATCTTTAAGCTGGGATGTTGGCGTCTTTTATCCACACAAAATTTCTAACAGGGAGGAAACTGGGAGTAGAAGAAGGCAAGATAAAGCCGCTTTAAAACCCTTTGATCCTTAGTGCTGGGCTGAATATAGGAGTGGATTGGGAGATGGTAGATAAACCCCCAGACACCCTGAATAAGcgaaaaagctaaataaaaacaGCATACTCAAGATGACTATGGAATTATACTATGTAATTATTATGCTGTGGAATTATACTGTTGAGACCAGTCTCAGGTCCCTTTCCCAATAAATCACTATTCTTCAAACTGtccaatataaaaattttagaatcttTATTGCTCCAATGCTCTTTTTGAGTTTTTCTATCACTAGTAAAATTATCAGCcttcacataaaattttaatttttgacaatgcCATAGGAAGTGCTAATGTTGAAAAACACtggtaattaattttctttttgataaggAATAAAACTATAAAGTGTTGGAGGGACgggttttatttttgcattcGGCGACCTTTACATTTTGGATGCTAGAGATACTGAGGTTAGAGAATCTTTTTTGATTATGTGATGCTTGCAAAGCAACAGAAGAGCCTTCTAGATTCAAAACACTAGAAAGAGCATCTTCATAGTCTGACTTATAATGGGTTTTTAGTGTCTCCAGACATTTATTACAGACAACACAGCCTTCTTGACAGCATTAAGTAGACTCCTTGATGCATtcagaaaagtttatttctttggaGAATGCTTACATATAATGTTGGTCCCATCATTTTAAGTAAGGGTCCAAAAAGGAAAACGAATTTTAATGCCTAATTGCACAGTTCTTATTCTTTCACGTTTGATGAAcaaattactttttcttctgttagGCTGTTCACATGACCTTACTGCAAAACAGCAGGTCAATATAAATTACACTAACTTCATGTAGAATACAGTTAAAGCATAGTTTAAGATTTTACACAGATTTAGTCATAATCGTTCAAAAGAAGCAGGTGTCAGTTAGCATCCTGAGTTCCTAAGGTCCTATTTAAGCTGTTTGAATCCAGCTTCCTTCCAAATTCAAATGTCACCCTTACTCTTTCCCGCTAGTCAGGAAGCCTCCTTAGCAAGTATCCCAATATGATATTTGTTTCAAATATCTATAGGGATTAATGTCCTAATCCTTTGGGAAAAGATACTATCAATAGGAAACATATCTCCCTCAGAATTCACCAAAGTAAAGCTcacggaaaaaaaaaatcatagcttAATTTTGTAGTTATAAGAGCTAAATGTGCTTACCTCTATATACAAGTAATTTGGGGAGCAACTTTTGATTAatcactagaaaatttaaaaactgtggGATGCATGTCATTTGTGGAGTCATGCAGATGCCTTGGCACCATTATAATCATGATGCTTCCTGTTTTAGGATGTGATCTGAAATGGAAGAATTTGGAGCATAAAACGCCCAGGGCCTTGGCTAAGGAAGGCGGCTTTAAAGCAGCCACCAAAGAAATACGGCGGGCGGAGCAAATCGCTAATAAACTGGCCCGGCCAGGAGCCCAAAATCCGAATCCACAATTGTACCTGAAACTTCACGATTGGTCCATAGAACATGAGACTTTCCTTCGGGAAGCCCTTTCGTTTGTGGACAGGGGCGATGGGACAGTCACCAAGGAAGACTTTGTGCTGGCGCTGGAGGAGAGGCAAGATTTTATGAGCTCAGAACAGATAGCTACCATAGCTCAACTTCACGAAAAAGTCCGGGGCGGAGGGGTCAACATTAACGATTTCTTTAAAGGAACCAAATACTTAAGCAAGTCTTATGTCCTGGGATCCTATGGacctaagaaaattaaaaaagggaTGGCCAAAAAAGCCAAAAAAGGCAAGTTTGTTTTACCCTTCCCAATCTGCATCATCCCTGACCACGTGTTTCCACGCCAGAGCGAAGGTGGGCTGCCTTGTTACATGATTGAAACCTACAAACATGTAACTGATTGCAATCGCTTTAACCGAGATCATCCACCCGAACATCCCATTCAGGATGACTCTGCTTGGTACATTGACGATCCAGGGAAGGTCTTTTCAAACATTAATTTTATCACCAAGGCGGGAGACCTGGCATCTCTGAAAAAGGCGTTTGAATCAGGAATACCTGTGGATATGAAGGATAATTATTACAAGACACCCCTAATGACTGCATGTGCCAGTGGAAACATAGATGCGGTCAAGTTTCTTCTTGAAAAAGGGTATGACTTTTGGTTGAGTGAAATTTAGATTTTTGGGAGCCTTCACATTTCAAGGAAGGCTAAGACACATTCAGCTCCAGAATTTAAGTAGTGCAAGAAAGGGCTTCATTCCTGAAGTCCAGATCACAAATAGATCCTATACTGGGAACCAGGCTAACGGAACATAGGAGTGTGTGTACACAAAGACCGTTTGCCAATAACAGCTATGCACAAAGTGAAGGCCAAGAAGTTTTCTCTCTGAGGGAAAACAGAGCCTTCTGATTAGGTATCCCTGGCCTCCCAAGACAATTTAATTTGGTCTCAGAGCTTTACCTACATGATGTGgagttgctttttattttattttaaattaaaaacaatctttttattgtggtaagaacagacagcatgagatctaccctcttaaattttAAGTGTAGGGTACAATATTGCTAACTATAATCACTATAGTGATTATAATATTGtagagcagatctctagaacGTACTTACTTTACATGGAGTCATTTTTAaatctgtctcttttttctttctttctttctttttttttggaggggatcCCAACAAATTCAAGCAATTTGTTGGTAGCCATAATGACTAAGCACCATTTCATTCCCCTTTCCTTGgttcatttgtaaatatctttaaaataacaaaGCATGACATTTAGTTTAACTTTTAAATCTAAAGCAATTTCTCAGGCTTAAGTCCTTCTTTTTACCATTGCTGAATAACCTGGGGTAACTTTCTTAacctttttgtgcctcagttttctcatttttataatggggttctAATGGAACTCAGCTCACAGGAtttgttgaagattaaatgagttaaaatatgtaaagcacttagtagcCCAGTAATTGCAGACTTGATAAAaggtattattgttattattactataatgTTTAACTTCAAAGAAGgatttaaatgtgtttattataGAGAGGGAGTATAAAGCAACTAATGACAATGTGAAGTGTTGggcagagaatttttaaataggactaaaatttgattttatcttttcatagTTTCTGGATGATATATTGCtttcaataaaatcaaaagaattaattttcttttttcatttaatattggagtatagttgatttaaaatgttgctctagtttcaggtgtatagcaaagtgattcagttatacatatacatatccattctttttcagattcttttcatatatagattattacagaatattgagtagagttccctgtgctatacagtaggttcttgttcattatttattttaaatatagtagtgtgtatatgttaatcacaaactcccaatttatcccaccccctcacctttcccctttggcaaccacaagtttgttttggaagtctatgagtctgtttctgttttgtaaataagttcatttgtatcattttttgatacaaaattttgatacattataatgcttaaaattttaataatgaaggtgcatttaaaaattcataacatACAGAGAAAGTagatacaaaatgaaataatataacttttctgtttcctgttaGCTTTGATCTTTCATCGGATCCAGTTTTTCCCTGATTTTAATGATGCAAAATTGTAGCCCTTAGGTTACAATTGTAACCTAAGGATCTAAGGGTTAAAATTGTAACCCTTAGGGTCTAAGCACCTTTTAAActaaacaaatgtatatatacacaaagttAAGACTGTTATAAAATGAAGGACACAGGTCAAGAAAAATTATGGCACAGAATTTAACTTGACCCAAACCTTCCTTGGTTTTCAGTTGAAAAACCTGATAAAACTATGATATCTTCCTTAGCATTTTTATCCTCTAGTGCTTGGAATAACCCATATTTTTAGCTCATGCATCTACCTCATTTTACAGGGCTAACGTCAATGCAACAGATAATTTTCTGTGGACTCCGCTTCATTTTGCATGCCATGCCGGCCAACAGGATATTGTTGAGCTTCTTGTTAAATCTGGAGCCGTGGTAGATGCCCTTTCAATCAACAACTCAACTCCCTTAAGTAGAGCCATTGAGAGCTGTAGACTGGATACTGTAAAATACCTACTTGATATTGGTGCTAAATTCCAGCTGGAGAATAGAAAAGGCATGTGTTCTCATTATGGGTGATTAGGGTTAGAAAAGGAGGATTTATGTTAGATTCCAAACCCGTTTAAATCTATTCTTGTAGGACCACATTTTCCCTTGAGTCACTGCTGCAAAAACAAACCTGAGTAAATGTTATGGAACTTTATCGTAtacacagtgcttctcaaatcATTGGTGTGAAAGAACCAGTTCTTTATGTTGGTGATCCATTGTGGATGGAGACTTTtgcaaaatacaatgaaaatgatttagaaaaatgaagaggaaaaagcccATAAAATACAagtccaaa
Protein-coding regions in this window:
- the ANKEF1 gene encoding ankyrin repeat and EF-hand domain-containing protein 1, with the translated sequence MALADKRLENLQIYKVLQCVRNKDKKQIEKLTRLGYPELINFTDPVNGNSALHLASVSNDIDMVSFLLSLGAHPDVQDKMGCTPTMRAAELGHELSMEILAKAEADMTIVDNEGKGILFYCILPTKRHYRCALIALEHGADVNNCTYEGKPIFLRACEEAHDVKDVCLTFLEKGANPNAVNSSTGRTALMEASREGVVELVRGILERGGDVNAFDNDRHHAAHFAAKGGFFDILKLLFAYDGDMGLIAMNGNTPLHYAAMGGFADCCKYISQRGCDLKWKNLEHKTPRALAKEGGFKAATKEIRRAEQIANKLARPGAQNPNPQLYLKLHDWSIEHETFLREALSFVDRGDGTVTKEDFVLALEERQDFMSSEQIATIAQLHEKVRGGGVNINDFFKGTKYLSKSYVLGSYGPKKIKKGMAKKAKKGKFVLPFPICIIPDHVFPRQSEGGLPCYMIETYKHVTDCNRFNRDHPPEHPIQDDSAWYIDDPGKVFSNINFITKAGDLASLKKAFESGIPVDMKDNYYKTPLMTACASGNIDAVKFLLEKGANVNATDNFLWTPLHFACHAGQQDIVELLVKSGAVVDALSINNSTPLSRAIESCRLDTVKYLLDIGAKFQLENRKGHSAMDVAKAYADYRIIGLIKEKLDNLPKPAETQKTKGKPLLKVKTEGPEIKKEEEPLSSMYTVPTIVEKKKVHKDNVAYLNSLITSGYTKKVDITFIPQRIWSPKATTAELIRKRELRRERFSYEVDFDDFMMPFQKHITEKAQALKAAFKT